In the Rattus rattus isolate New Zealand chromosome 18, Rrattus_CSIRO_v1, whole genome shotgun sequence genome, one interval contains:
- the Uhrf1bp1 gene encoding UHRF1-binding protein 1, translated as MRSLHRAIFMHGNRIQPLSQLRSVGQMVIGDFRIQPRPLPSEPPRPSSRAPVPWRASPPLAVRSRHGEPRGRRAVAVLRGRLRRCAGGWERGGTPGAAAGATERHGGCCGYGGRCPHRGEVRGRLFTTTEEARTTRLPALHAGRGYSMAGIIKKQILKHLSRFTKNLSPDKINLSTLKGEGQLTHLELDEEVLQNVLELPTWLAITRVYCNRASIRIQWTKLKTHPICLCLDKVEVEMKTCEDPRPPNGQSPIALASGQSEYGFAEKVVEGMFIVVNSITIKIHSKAFHASFELWQLQGYSVNPNWQQSDLRLTRITDPRRGEVLTFKEITWQTLRVEADATENGDQDPVTTPLRLITNQGRIQIALKRRTKDCNVVASKLTFLLDDLLWVLTDSQLKAMMKYAESLSEAMEKSAQQRKSLAPEPVQITPPAPSAQQTWTQAFGGSQGNSSSSRLSQYFEKFDVKESSYHLLISRLDLHICDDSQSREPGVSANRLTGGAMQLTFRKMAFDYYPFHRAGDSCKHWVRHCEAMETRSHWAQQLVTEFQSRMEKWCEESSVKPPWHLGVDPPFRKKADSFSSPGKSPLDKSPTQGRQAAFGSPAWSRLRSSCLVVRVDDLDIHQVSTAGQPSKKPSTLLSCSRKRHRLPSQVAAIHVQFTEYYFPDNQELPVPCPNLYIQLNGLTLTVDPVSLLWGNLFCLDLYRSLEQFKAIYKLEDPRGKDEHLDIRLDAFWLKVSFPLETRELAKLHRPQALVLSASGVIATNTRHAPHCGCPDLQGLFRGFAAAEFFRSSYGHFPKVPGGFSLLHMLFLHHAFQMDSLPAQPSSLPPQRPAASQDLWSLHFTQISLDFEGTENVKGHALNFVAPFPLSIWACLPLRWQQAQARRLLLASEGRLKPSASFGSPVHSEALAPESGSHQRSKTERDLKSLSGSGEGLGAVREGDAGVDHRGQVAELEDVADIHMLVHSTAHVRVRLDHYQYLALLRLMEVLQGLQEQLTKDTEAMIGSPLQDQTVCVGVLFPSAEVALLMPPDPGAAHADSAGSDTTSLIDSELSPSEDREPKSDASSDQGPVSPEKVLRDSSAENLDASQERLHSDGELQDVGPLAQQPAGKSHEAVESLQAKKLSRAQTATSPPAADRDAALNGQGEPIPLRSIEGELSSAIHMTKDATKEALHATVDLTKEAVSLTRDAFSLGRDRMTSTMHKMLSLPPAKEAMAKSDEGVAAPASGGPARLRFFSMKRTVSQQSFDGVSLDSGGPEDRISVDSDGSDSFVMLLESESGPESVPPGSVTSVLDDSGIQGSPVMDSSGQGLPETNSSASASGDLALHSVSVLVLKVSEVSLGLEVRGEDLAVALQAQQLALQQLGTVGLWQFLHGQCPGPSFEGPSDLKTDSTRPAVGLRFEVGPGAAVHSPLAAQNGFLRFSLRGCDLELFTSVLNGLGPFLEDECVPVVVPMQMELLDCSVTLKDDVPPIYPTSPGPVPITLTMERLVLKRGDDGVFHLGAPAQDGPLAEGPEKQQLPKEQVPLVPTGQGLGRQAQGDATVFSSGELFLLQEKGSPTLQQELADTKQALAIATQDREKLLQEIRKYNPLFEL; from the exons ATGAGATCCTTGCACCGAGCCATCTTCATGCATGGAAACAGGATTCAGCCCTTGTCCCAGTTGCGTAGCGTTGGTCAGATGGTTATCGGAGACTTCCGGATACA GCCCcgccctctgccttctgagccgCCCCGCCCCTCATCCCGTGCGCCTGTGCCGTGGCGCGCGTCCCCGCCCCTCGCCGTGCGCTCTCGCCACGGGGAGCCGAGAGGGCGGCGTGCGGTCGCGGTTCTTCGCGGGAGGCTGCGGCGCTGCGCGGGTGGGTGGGAACGTGGTGGAACTCCGGGCGCTGCGGCAGGGGCGACAGAGCGCCATGGCGGCTGCTGTGGCTACGGCGGTCGGTGCCCGCACCGCGGCGAGGTGAGAGGACGCCTCTTTACCACAACTGAGGAGGCCAGGACAACCCGCCTGCCTGCACTCCACGCGGGCCGCGGCTACAGCATGGCCGGGATCATTAAGAAGCAGATCTTGAAGCATCTGTCCCG GTTCACGAAGAATCTTTCCCCAGACAAAATCAACTTGAGCACGCTGAAAGGGGAGGGTCAGCTGACCCATCTGGAGCTGGATGAAGAGGTTCTGCAGAATGTGCTGGAACTGCCTACCTGGCTGGCCATCACCAGGGTCTACTGCAACAGGGCCTCCATCCGG aTCCAGTGGACCAAGCTGAAGACACATCCGATCTGCTTG TGTCTGGATAAGGTGGAGGTGGAGATGAAAACCTGTGAGGACCCTCGCCCCCCCAATGGACAGTCTCCCATCGCCCTTGCTTCAGGACAGAG TGAGTACGGCTTTGCTGAGAAGGTGGTGGAGGGGATGTTCATCGTGGTCAACTCCATCACCATCAAGATCCACTCCAAGGCCTTCCACGCTTCCTTTGAACTGTGGCAGCTCCAGGGTTATAGTGTCAACCCCAACTGGCAGCAGAGTGACCTGCGTCTGACCCGCATCACTGATCCCCGCCGAGGAGAG gTTTTAACATTTAAGGAAATAACTTGGCAGACGCTCCGAGTCGAGGCAGACGCCACAGAAAATGGTGATCAGGACCCAGTTACCACCCCGCTGAGGCTCATTACCAACCAAGGCCGGATCCAGATAGCCCTCAAGAGAAGA ACGAAGGACTGCAACGTGGTTGCCTCCAAGTTGACGTTCCTCCTGGACGACCTGCTCTGGGTGCTGacagactcccagctcaaagcgATGATGAAGTATGCTGAGTCGCTAAGCGAGGCCATGGAGAAGTCGGCCCAGCAGAGAAAGAGCCTGGCACCCGAGCCTGTGCAG ATCACTCCACCCGCTCCCAGCGCCCAGCAGACCTGGACCCAGGCATTCGGGGGCAGCCAggggaacagcagcagcagtcgcCTCAGCCAGTATTTTGAGAAATTTGATGTGAAGGAGTCCTCGTACCACCTCCTCATCTCCCGCCTGGACCTGCACATCTGTGACGACAGCCAGTCCCGAGAGCCAG GTGTCTCTGCAAACAGACTCACAGGAGGTGCAATGCAGCTCACCTTCCGCAAGATGGCGTTCGACTACTACCCCTTCCACCGGGCAG GTGACAGCTGTAAACACTGGGTGCGGCACTGTGAGGCCATGGAGACCCGAAGCCACTGGGCCCAGCAACTGGTGACAGAGTTTCAGAGTAGGATGGAGAAGTGGTGTGAGGAGAGCAGTGTGAAGCCACCGTGGCATCTGGGGGTAGACCCTCCCTTCCGGAAGAAAGCAG aTTCTTTCTCTAGTCCTGGAAAGAGCCCTCTCGACAAAAGCCCTACTCAGGGCCGGCAAGCTGCCTTTGGGTCTCCAGCATGGAGTCGCTTACGCTCTAGCTGCCTGGTTGTACGAGTAGATGACCTGGATATCCACCAG GTTTCCACAGCCGGACAGCCAAGTAAGAAGCCGTCCACCCTGCTCTCCTGCAGTCGCAAACGCCACCGCCTCCCGAGCCAGGTGGCTGCCATCCATGTACAGTTCACAGAGTATTACTTCCCGGATAATCAGGAGCTTCCAG TTCCGTGCCCCAATCTCTACATCCAGTTAAACGGGCTGACGCTTACCGTGGATCCcgtcagcttgctctggggaaaCCTCTTCTGCCTGGACTTGTACCGAAGCTTGgagcagttcaaggccatctaCAAGCTGGAAGACCCCAGGGGCAAGGATGAGCACTTGGACATCCGACTGGATGCGTTCTGGTTGAAG GTGAGCTTCCCACTGGAGACTAGGGAGCTGGCGAAGCTGCACCGTCCCCAGGCGCTTGTCCTCTCCGCGTCGGGCGTGATTGCCACCAACACCCGGCACGCCCCACACTGCGGTTGTCCAGACCTCCAGGGCCTCTTCCGGGGCTTTGCTGCCGCCGAGTTCTTCCGCTCCAGCTACGGTCACTTTCCCAAGGTTCCAGGGGGCTTCAGCCTCCTGCACATGCTCTTCCTGCACCACGCCTTCCAGATGGACTCGCTTCCCGCTCAGCCTAGCTCCCTGCCTCCTCAGAGGCCAGCGGCGTCCCAGGACCTTTGGTCCCTGCATTTCACCCAGATTTCCTTGGACTTCGAAGGCACAGAGAATGTCAAAGGCCATGCCTTGAATTTTGTGGCTCCCTTCCCCCTGTCCATCTGGGCCTGCCTTCCTCTCCGCTGGCAGCAAGCCCAGGCTCGGCGGCTCCTTTTGGCCTCCGAGGGGAGGCTGAAACCGTCAGCCAGCTTCGGCAGCCCTGTGCACTCTGAGGCTCTTGCCCCCGAGTCCGGGTCCCATCAGAGGTCAAAGACGGAACGAGATTTGAAAAGCCTCTCCGGCTCGGGGGAAGGCCTGGGGGCTGTGAGAGAGGGTGATGCTGGTGTGGACCACAGAGGGCAGGTGGCTGAGCTGGAGGATGTGGCAGACATTCACATGCTTGTGCACTCCACCGCCCATGTCAGAGTGAGGCTGGACCACTACCAGTACTTGGCCCTGCTGCGCCTCATGGAGGTGCTTCAGGGCCTTCAGGAGCAGCTGACCAAGGACACAGAGGCCATGATTGGGTCTCCCCTGCAGGACCAGACAGTGTGTGTTGGAGTtctcttccccagtgctgaggtggCTCTTCTCATGCCCCCAGACCCCGGGGCCGCTCACGCGGACTCTGCGGGCTCAGACACCACCAGCCTCATAGACTCAGAGCTGTCGCCATCAGAGGACCGAGAGCCAAAGTCTGATGCCTCCTCAGACCAGGGCCCAGTGAGCCCTGAGAAGGTCCTGAGGGACAGCAGCGCTGAAAATCTGGATGCGTCCCAGGAGAGGCTACACAGTGATGGGGAGCTACAGGACGTCGGTCCGCTCGCACAGCAGCCAGCAGGGAAGAGCCATGAGGCGGTCGAGTCTTTACAGGCCAAGAAGTTGAGCAGAGCTCAAACCGCCACCAGCCCACCGGCTGCGGACAGGGATGCTGCTCTGAATGGACAAGGCGAGCCCATTCCCTTGAGGAGCATTGAGGGGGAATTGTCCAGTGCCATTCACATGACCAAGGATGCCACCAAAGAGGCACTCCACGCTACCGTGGACCTCACCAAGGAGGCTGTGTCCCTGACCAGGGATGCCTTCAGTTTGGGTAGAGATCGAATGACTTCCACCATGCACAAGATGTTGTCCTTGCCTCCTGCCAA GGAGGCCATGGCCAAGTCAGACGAGGGGGTGGCGGCCCCAGCGAGTGGAGGTCCTGCCCGGCTCCGGTTTTTCTCCATGAAGAGGACAGTCTCTCAGCAGTCATTCGATGGTGTCTCGTTGGACAGCGGGGGCCCCGAAGACCGGATTTCGGTGGACAGCGATGGCAGTGACAGCTTTGTGATGCTCTTGGAGTCTG AGTCTGGTCCAGAGTCTGTTCCACCAGGATCTGTGACAAGCGTCTTGGATGATAGTGGCATTCAAGGGAGCCCTGTCATGGATAGCAGTGGCCAGGGGTTGCCCGAGACCAACAGCTCAGCGTCAGCCAGTGGAGACCTCGCCCTGCACTCG GTGTCAGTTCTGGTCCTAAAGGTGAGCGAAGTGTCACTTGGGCTCGAGGTTCGAGGTGAGGACCTGGCCGTAGCCTTGCAAGCACAGCAGCTGGCCCTGCAGCAGCTCGGCACCGTGGGACTCTGGCAGTTTCTACATGGACAGTGCCCAG GCCCAAGCTTTGAGGGACCCTCGGACCTGAAGACTGACTCCACCAGGCCTGCTGTGGGTCTGCGTTTTGAGGTGGGGCCTGGTGCAGCTGTTCATTCCCCGCTGGCTGCACAGAATGGCTTCCTGCGGTTCTCACTTCGGGGCTGTGACCTGGAGCTGTTCACCTCAGTGCTCAACGGTCTGGGGCCTTTCTTGGAGGATGAGTGCGTCCCGGTGGTAGTCCCCATGCAGATGGAGCTCCTGGACTGCAGTGTTACTCTCAAG gATGATGTCCCTCCAATCTATCCAACATCCCCTGGCCCTGTGCCCATCACTTTGACAATGGAGCGTCTCGTGCTGAAGCGGGGTGATGATGGTGTGTTTCACCTTGGTG ctcctgctcaGGACGGGCCGTTGGCTGAAGGACCTGAGAAGCAGCAGCTCCCGAAAGAGCAGGTGCCCCTGGTGCCCACAGGACAGGGCTTGGGACGCCAG GCTCAAGGAGATGCTACTGTGTTCTCTAGTGGTGAACTGTTTCTCCTTCAGGAGAAAGGCTCGCCTACTCTGCAGCAAGAACTTGCAGACACCAAACAAGCACTGGCCATTGCCACCCAGGACAGAGAAAAGCTGCTCCAGGAGATTAGGAAATACAACCCACTCTTTGAGCTTTGA